Genomic DNA from Thalassoroseus pseudoceratinae:
GCAAGGCGATCGCATCAGCCGCAGCGGATGATGTCCGTGTGGTTGTCGTCGGAAACCCTTGCAATACGAACTGTTTGATCGCGATGGCCAACGCTCCGGATGTTCCCCGCGATCGTTGGTACGCCATGACCCGCCTCGACCAAAATCGGGCCATGACGCAACTCGCACAGAAGGCCGGCCAACCGGTCTCGAGTGTCAAGAACGTCACGATTTGGGGTAACCACTCCGCGACTCAGTATCCGGATTTCTATCATGCGGAAATCGGTGGAAAACCGGCGACCGATGTCATCACGGATCACGAGTGGCTCAAAGGCGAATTCATCACGACCGTCCAAAAACGGGGAGCTGCCGTGATTCAAGCACGCGGTGCTTCCAGTGCGGCATCCGCTGCAAACGCCTGTCTGGACACGGTCAAAAGCGTGGTGCGTCCGACTCCTGCCGGCGAGTCGTTCAGCGCCGCCATTTGCTCTGATGGAAGTTATGGTGTGGACGAAGGTTTGATCAGTTCCTTCCCTCTGACGAGCGATGGCTCCACTTGGAGCATCGTGCAAGGGCAGAACCACAACGAGTTCGCCCAAGCCAAAATTGACGCGACCATCGCGGAACTCAGAGAAGAACGCGATACCGTCAAAGACTTGTTGCCGTAAACGAATCAACTCAGGACTTGGAGTGCCGTTTTGATCATTGCGCTCATCGGCGTATCCGGATCCGGAAAAACCGCTGTGGGACGGGCATTAGCCGAGCGATTGGCTTGCCCGTTCGTAGACGCGGACGACTTCCACCCGGAATCCAATATCGAAAAAATGTCTAGCGGCGAGCCGTTGAACGATGACGATCGGCGTCCATGGTTGACGGCTTTGTCACAAACGATCGACGAACTGTGCACGAAGCACATTCAAGTTGTGCTCGCCTGTTCGGCATTGAAACACGATTACCAAGAGTTGCTGCAAACCTCGGACGATTGCGTGCAATTCGTACTACTGCACGGATCGTTCGAGTTGATTCAGTCGCGGATTGAGCAACGTCGGGGGCACTTCATGCCAGCGGCTCTCCTGCAAAGTCAATTCGACACCTTGGAACTCCCGGAAGACGCCGTGCAAGTCGATGTCACACCATCGATTCCGGAGATCGTCGACGAAATCATCAGTCGGCTCCATCTGCAAAGCTGATCACGATGCAAGGCTTCGATGAGGCGTCTCAATTTCATCAGCTCGATGATGAACACGGTGTGTTTGTGACCGATTTGCCGGTCAGCGTTCGGGAGCAGTTGGCTGATTTCGAGACCCTGTGGAACTTGCATCCAGAGGAATACTCGGAGATCTTTCTTCACGGTCGAACCGTAAAAATTCCACGATGGCAGCAAGCGTACGGCGAGGACTACCACTTTTCGGGCAAGGTCAGTCACGGTTTGCCGGTTCCGACGGAACTCATGCCAGTCTGGAATTGGGCTTGTGAGACGATCGATTCTCGATTGAACGGTTTGTTGCTAAACTGGTACGACGCTCGACTGGGACATTACATCGGGAAACATCGCGATTCCACCTCACAGATGATCGAACACGCACCAATCGTGACGGTCTCGTTGGGTGAGGAGCGAACGTTCCGCATGCGTCCTTATGGCGGAAAGGGCTTCCACGATTTCGCCATGCCGGATGGAACGGTGATCATCATCCCCTATGCCACGAACTTGGCCTGGACGCACGAAGTTCCCAAGTCGACGCGAGCCAAAGACCGTCGTATATCAATCACGCTCCGAGCTTTTCAGAAAAATCCATGACCGACCCGCAGACGCTTCGAAACTGGGACAACGAACACGTTTGGCACCCTTTTGCTCCGATGTCGGCCTTCCGCACCGAGGAAGTTCCGATCATTGAACGAGCCGATGGTTTCGATTTAATTGATGCCGAAGGGCGACGATATCTCGACGGCATTTCGTCGCTGTGGTGCAACGTGCACGGGCATGGTGTTCCGAAAATTGATGCGGCCGTCAAAGAGCAAATCGACCGCATGTCCCATTCGACATTGTTGGGGCTTTCGAACACTCCTTCGATTGAACTCGCCAAGCGGTTAGTCGATCTGGCTCCGGCCAGTTTGTCGAAAGTCTTTTATTCCGATAGCGGTTCCACAGCCGTCGAAGCCGCTTTGAAAATCGCGTATCAGTATCACCGTCAGAAATCGAATCCGGAGCCCCAACGGGATTTATTCGTTTGTCTGAGTGATGCTTACCACGGAGATACCGTTGGCTCGGTGAGTGTCGGCGGGATGCCTTTGTTTCATGGCATCTATCGCAACATGTTGTTTGAAACGCTCCGTATTCCGGCACCGGTCGCGTTGCATCACCCCCCGGAACTTTCCAAAGAAGCGTATTTGGCGTGGTGTTTTCAGGAAGCCGAGGACGTCATCAACGAACATGCCGACCGGATTGCCGGCGTGGTCATGGAACCACTTGTGCAAGGTGCCGCCGGGATTTGGGTTCACCCACCGGGTTATCTCAAGCACCTGCGAAACCTGACCGAGAAGCACGGAATTCCGCTCATTGCCGATGAGGTTGCGGTTGGTTTCGGTCGGACGGGGACAATGTTCGCCTGCGAGCAAGAAGACGTCTTCCCCGATCTGCTCTGCGTCGCCAAAGGGTTATCGGGGGGATATTTGCCGTTGGCGGCAACGCTGGCGACTGATGAAATCTACGATGCTTTTCTCGGGGAACCATCGGAAGGCCGGACATTCTTTCACGGTCACACGTTCACCGGTAACCCACTCGGTTGCGCGGCGGCTTTGGCGAATTTGCAGCTGTTCGAAGAATCCAACTTGCTGAAACGCATCGCGGAGAACACGGAACGATTGAAAAGCCGATTGGGAGTTCTGGCCGATCATCCGCATGTCGCGGAAGTCCGTCAAAAGGGAATCATGGTGGGGATCGAATTGGTCGCGAATCGGCCGATGCTCACACCATTTCCGAAAGAACTGCGGATGGGGCATCAAGTCACTGTGGCGGCTCGTGAGCGTGGCGTGATCGTGCGACCTCTTGGCGATGTCATCGTGCTCATGCCCGCTCCGGCGATGCCGGTTGAACTCATTGACCGACTGGTAGACGTCACAATCGAGGCGATCGACACGGCAATCAGTCAGGTTCAACTTTCGCAAACCGAAGGGGCATGACATTGCCAACCGATCGGCGGACGTTTATCCTAGATTACGTCTTGTTTTGACGTCGCGAGCGGTGAGACGTCTGTACTGGCGGACGATAGACTCCCATCGCCACACGAGGACGAGACGCACTCAACGAATCATCAGCGTTTCCGGCAGGCTTGTTCAATCGAGGAATCTAATGCGGATACTGGGTCTATTTTGCCTTTCTCTTGTGGTGCTTGGACAGTCGGTATCGGCTGAAAACTGGTCTGCATTTCGGGGGCCACGGGGCGATGGCATCACACCTGCGACCGGTGTGCCGGTCGAATGGAGTGAGACCAAGAACATTGTTTGGAAGCAGGCCATTCACGGACGAGGTTGGTCCAGTCCGGTGATCTGGGATGATCAGATTTGGCTGACGACGGCGACCGAGGACGGAAAGAAACAGTCCGTGATTTGTGTCGATGCCACGACCGGCAAAATTCTGCACGACATGGTCGTCTTCGAGAACGAAAACCCTCGCTTTTGTCACCCGTCGAACAGTTACGCCTCGTGTACTCCCGTCATCGAAGAAGGCCGACTGTACGTGCACTTCGGCAGTTATGGGACAGCTGCGATTGACACGACCACCGGCAAAGTCCTTTGGGAACGTCGGGACCTGGAATGTGATCACTTCCGTGCTCCCGCGTCATCACCGATTCTGTACGAAGACGTCCTGATCGTCGCTTACGACGGGTTCGATGTGCAGTATGTCGTTGGCTTCGACAAACAAACCGGCGAGACGCGTTGGCGGACACCGCGTGACATCGATTACAACACCGACAATGGGGATCGAAAGAAAGCCTACGCGACAGGTTTGGTCATCGAGGTGGATGGCAAACCACAGGTAATTTTGCCAAGTGCGACCGCAACTGTCGCCTACGAACCGCTGACCGGGAAAGAAATCTGGCGAGTCCGGCACGGGGGAATGAATGCCGCGTGTCGTCCGATTTACGGGCACGGCATGCTCTACATTACCGCTGGCGATGGTGGCACTTCGCTCGTGGCTGTTCGCCCGGATGGGCATGGCGATGTCACCGATACCCACGTCGTTTGGAGTAGCGGCAAGAGTGTGCCGAAGCGTTCCTCGCTGATCTTGAAGGGCGACTTGCTGTTCATGACCAACGACTCCGGCGTTGTGTCGTGTCGCGATGCCAAAGCCGGCGATGTGCATTGGATGAAACGTCTTGAGGGCGAATATTGGGCATCGCCATTGCTTGCGGAAGACCGACTTTACTTCTCCAGCAAGACCGGGTTGTCTCCCGTGTTGGCTGCAAGTTCGGAATACGAACTGATCACGGAAAACAAACTCGATGCCGGTTTCAACGCGTCTCCGGCAGTGATTGAGAACGACTTGATCCTACGGACGTTCACGCATCTCTATCGAGTCTCGAAATAGTTGCCGGTTATTCGATTTGGTCTTGGTCGGCGTATTTTCGCCGGTACGCGAGCGGCGTCAGCCCCATGTGCCGGCGAAACTGTTTGGTAAAGTAACTTTGATCGTAGAAGCCAGTGGACTGAGCAATGTTGGCGACGCTCTGATTTGTTGTCGTCAACGCCTGGCAAGCCGCATTGATTCGCACTCGCAAAACGTATTTCTGAGGAGTCATCTGAAAGATGCTCTTGAAGCGGCGATCGAATTGACTCACGGATAAATGGACGAGCGACGCAAGCTGCTTCACTTCGATCTTCTCGGCGTAGTGCTGAACCACGAATGCGAGAACTTGCTCCATTTGCTGATAGGGCTGCACCAGCGACTCGGCTTTTTCAAAGTCCCTCATGGCTCCTGCGATCCCAATCACTTGACCGCCATCGCCGAAGAGCGGGATTTTGGTGGACACGAACCATTTTAGCGTGCCATCATGGACCGGTACCAACCACACCTGGTTGGGAATCGGTTGACGTGCCTTCATCACCCGTTGATCTTCCGAGATATACTGCTCGGCTAAATGCCTTGGGTGAAAGTCGTGGTCGGACTTGCCAATCATTTGCAGTTCGGACGTGCAACCGTGCATGGCGACCGAAGCCTTATTCGCCTTTACGAAGCGACTCTGATTGTCCTTGGCGTAGAAGTACACCTCGGGCAGATAGTCAAAAAGCTCCGTTAAATGCAGCTGGTTATCCAACCGTTCAAGGAAGCTCTGTTGGAACTCGCGTAGATCGGCCATGCGGAAATAGTACCAGAACTTGCGGAATTTCTACAATGCGCGGCCTTGTCTTCCGCGTACCTTCGACATTAACGCATTCATATTGTTTGAATAGTCATCGTGTCGATCCGGAAGATATTTGACTTGGTAGATTATTGATTCTCATTGTAGAACAACGTCTATTCTTCCGCTTCGACTGACGCTTCAAATGCCCTGGGAGTTCTCTCGATGCTGGCTCGTTTTCTTTCTATGTCCGGCCTTCTGGTTGGCCTGTCGATACCATTCAGTCTTCAAGCCGATGCGGCAGAAGACTCGCCGGAGGTGAGTTACTACAAAGACATTCGGCCCATTCTACAGGCTCATTGTCAGGGATGTCATCAGCCAGCGAAAGCGAACGGCAGCTATGTGATGACCGACTTCGCGAAAATGGTCGCGGGCGGCGAAAGCACATTGGAAGCCGTGGTGCCGGGGAAACCCGACGATAGCTACTTGATGGAGCAGATCGTTCCCGATGCCGACGGCGAAGCCTTGATGCCCAAAGGCAAACCGGCTCTCGCCGAAGTGCATATTGATCTTATTCGTCGCTGGATCGAGCAGGGGGCAGTCGATGACACCCCAGACAACGCCCGTGAACGATACGACCGCGACCATCCGCCAGTCTACACGCGATTGCCCGTTGTGACGGCAATGGATTATTCGCCGGACGGTGAATTATTGGCCGTTGCTGGCTTTCATGAAGTGTTGCTGCATCAGGCCGATGGATCGAAAATTGTCGGGCGACTGATCGGTCTTTCGGATCGCATTCAGTCTGTGGCCTTTTCACCAGATGGCAAGAAATTGCTCGCGACTGGTGGTCGTCCCGGATTGACCGGTGAAGTACAGGTTTGGGATGTCGCCAAGCAGGAACTTCTGCTCTCGAAGCCCGTCACTTTCGATACCGTTTACGGCGGCAGTTGGTCTCCGGATGGCCAACTCATCGCGTTTGGTTGTGCCGACAATACGGTCCGAGTAATCAAAGCGGACACGGGAGAGCAAGTCGTTTACCAAGGGGCTCACGCTGATTGGGTCCGTGATACCGTGTTCTCCGCTGATGGGAAGTATTTGGCCTCGGTTGGCCGTGACATGACCGTCAAATTAACGGAAGTCGCGACCGAGCGGTTTGTGGACAACATTACGTCCATCACTCCGGGCGCGTTGAAGGGAGGCGTCACCAGCATCGCCCGTCATCCCGAGCGTGATGAGATCGTCATCGGTGGCAGTGACGGTGTGCCGAAGCTGTATCGCATGCAACGGTTGACCAAACGCGTCATCGGTGACGATGCCAACTTGTTCCGCCGACTACCAGGAATGACGGGGCGAATCTTCGATGTCGTCATCAGTGATGATGGGAAGTGGATCGCGGCCGGAAGTAGTCTCGATGGTGCGGGCGAGGTGAGTATTTATCCATACTCATTCGATGGAACGCTGCCCGCGGACATCAAGAAGATCATGGAGAAGCGGGCCCAACAGTGGAACGCCGACGAGAAAAAGAAAGCCGAAGCCTACTGGACGAAAGATGTTTCTCGGCAAGCAGAACTCAAGGTGCCGTCGGGCATTTATGCGTTGGCGTTTAGTCCGGATGGACAGACGCTCGCGGTCGCAGGTGGTGATGGGACTATTCGACGAATACAAACCGAGACCGGTCAGATCGAATCGAATTTTCCCGCCGCTCCACTGACGACGAATGCCGTGACCATGATGGCCAACGGCGTGGAACCGAACCGCATCCGTCCCACAGAGACGACGGAACCAAAACCGCTGCCCAAAGACATCCGACTGAAATCTTTGGAAGTCGAACCCCTTGCGATTTCCTTGACCGATCCATTTGCTTACACACAGTTGCTAGTAACAGGGATCTCGACAAATGGAGACCGTGTGGATGTCACACGACTCGTCAACTCGAAACTGACGAAGCCATTGGTGCAAATCGATGCTTCCGGATTCGTGCAACCGATCGCCGAAGGTGACGGCTTTTTGAAACTTTCGCTCGGCGCTCTCTCTGTCACCGTGCCGGTCCAGGTTCGTGATATCGAGTTGAATGCCACCGCAAGTGATTACATTCGTGACGTGAACCCGGTGTTGTCCCGCTTAGGGTGTAATCAGGGGACTTGTCACGGTTCGCTCAAAGGCAAGAACGGGTTCAAACTTTCCCTTCGGGGATACGATGCCTTGTACGATGTGCGTGCATTGACGGACGACTTGTCCGGCCGGCGTGTGAATGTGGCTTCGCCAGATAACAGTTTGATGCTGCAAAAAGCGACCGGCGCGGTCCCACATGTCGGTGGACGCCTTATCGAACCGGGAAATGCTCACTATCTGACTATTCGCAATTGGATTGCCGGCGGTGCGAAACTTGATCTCGATGTTGCTCGCGTGACTGGTATCGAGGTTCTGCCACAGAATCCAACAGTTGGCCCGATTGGTGGACGGCAACAAATTCGCGTCGTGGCGACATACAGCGATGGTTCCAAGAAAGATGTCACTCGTGAAGCGTTTCTCGAAAGTGGCGATACGGAAATTGCGACCGCGAACAAGAACGGACTGATGTCCGCATTGCGTCGCGGCGAAGCTCCGATTCTCGCTCGATACGAAGGCGCCTACGCCGCCACAACGTTGACCGTCATGGGCGATCGCACGGGCTTTGTATGGAACGAGCCTCCGACATTTAACGAGGTCGACAAACTCACCAGCGCCAAATGGCAACGAATGAAGATTCAGCCTTCGGGGCTTTGCACCGATGAAGAATTCCTTCGCCGAGTTTACCTCGACCTGACCGGATTGCCCCCGACACCCAAACAGGTCGAAACGTTCTTGGCCGACAAACGACCGACCCAGGAGAAACGTAACGATCTCGTTGACACGCTGATCGGGAGCGAAGAGTTCGTCGAGTATTGGACGAACAAGTGGGCGGACTTGTTGCAGGTCAACGGGAAGTTCCTCGGTCGTGAAGGTGCGACGGCATTCCGAAAGTGGATTCGTGAGCGTGTTGAGAAAAACATGCCCTACGACCAATTCGCCCGTGAAATCCTTACCGCGAGCGGCTCAAACCGTGAAAACCCGGCGGCATCGTATTTTAAGATTCTGCGGGAACCCGTGGACATTATGGAGAACACAACGCACCTGTTTTTGGGTGTGCGGTTCAACTGCAATAAATGTCATGATCACCCCTTTGAAAAATGGACGCAGGACCAATACTACGAAACGGCCGCGTACTTTGCCCAAGTCAGCCTGAAAGCCGATCCAAAGAGCGGTAAACGCCGGATCGGTGGAACGGCGGTTGAAGGTGCGAAGCCGTTCTACGAGGAAGTATTCGACAAAGACGATGGCGAAGTTATTCATGACCGCACGGGGGAAGTCACCCCACCGGAATTCCCGTTTGAAGCGGAATACTCGTCGTCTGGTGAACAGACGCGACGTGAGAAACTCGCAGCTTGGATCACCTCCCCCGATAACAAATACTTTGCGATGAGTTATGTGAATCGGTTGTGGGGCTATCTATATGGTCGCGGTTTGATCGAACCCATCGATGATATTCGAGCCGGGAACCCGCCTTCGAATCCGGAGCTACTTTCATATCTTGAGAAGGAATTTATCGAAAGTGGTTTCGACATGCGGCATGTGCTGCGGCTGATTTGTCAATCACGAACATATCAGCTTTCGGTCGCGACAAACCGGTGGAACCAAGACGACACCATGAACTTCTCGCATGCGACGGCTCGCCGGCTGCCCGCGGAAGTTCTTTACGATGCCATCCATCGTGTGACAGGCTCGCAATCAAAGATTCCCGGTGTTGCTCCCGGCACGCGGGCCGCAGCACTTCCCGATGTGGGAGTGTCGCTACCTGATGGTTTCTTGGCGAACCTCGGTCGGCCAAACCGTGAAAGCTCTTGCGAATGCGAACGGAACAGCGACATGCAACTGGGCCCCGTGATGGCATTTATCAGTGGGCCCACCGTCTCCACCGCAATCAGTGACCCGAACAATGCGTTGCCAGAATTGGTCAAGAAATATCCCGACAACAAATTGCTGATCAATCGGCTCTTTCTTCGAGTGTTGAATCGTCATGCGTCGGACCAAGAGATCTCCGCGACCATCAAGCTCCTCGATGAGATTGCCATGGACCATCAGGCGCTGGTCGCCCAGCTTGAGAAGAAGGAAGCGGAGTGGAAACCAATCCGTGAGAAACTCGATGCCGAACGAGCCGAACGCATCGCCAAGGCGGAAGCGGCACTCAAGCCCGTCGCGGATCGGCTTGCCCCAACCATCGCCAAAAACGAAGCCGCTCGGAAGACGCGGATTCAAAAGGCCGAAGCGGAGTTGAAAAGT
This window encodes:
- a CDS encoding malate dehydrogenase; the encoded protein is MSSPIRVAVTGAAGNIGYALAFRLASGEVFGPDQPVILHLVEIPPALPALDGVEMELDDCAFPTLAGVEKHSSDDLEKGFANCNWVLCVGSVPRKKGMERGDLIRVNGPIFTSTGKAIASAAADDVRVVVVGNPCNTNCLIAMANAPDVPRDRWYAMTRLDQNRAMTQLAQKAGQPVSSVKNVTIWGNHSATQYPDFYHAEIGGKPATDVITDHEWLKGEFITTVQKRGAAVIQARGASSAASAANACLDTVKSVVRPTPAGESFSAAICSDGSYGVDEGLISSFPLTSDGSTWSIVQGQNHNEFAQAKIDATIAELREERDTVKDLLP
- a CDS encoding gluconokinase — protein: MIIALIGVSGSGKTAVGRALAERLACPFVDADDFHPESNIEKMSSGEPLNDDDRRPWLTALSQTIDELCTKHIQVVLACSALKHDYQELLQTSDDCVQFVLLHGSFELIQSRIEQRRGHFMPAALLQSQFDTLELPEDAVQVDVTPSIPEIVDEIISRLHLQS
- a CDS encoding alpha-ketoglutarate-dependent dioxygenase AlkB, which encodes MQGFDEASQFHQLDDEHGVFVTDLPVSVREQLADFETLWNLHPEEYSEIFLHGRTVKIPRWQQAYGEDYHFSGKVSHGLPVPTELMPVWNWACETIDSRLNGLLLNWYDARLGHYIGKHRDSTSQMIEHAPIVTVSLGEERTFRMRPYGGKGFHDFAMPDGTVIIIPYATNLAWTHEVPKSTRAKDRRISITLRAFQKNP
- the bioA gene encoding adenosylmethionine--8-amino-7-oxononanoate transaminase, whose protein sequence is MTDPQTLRNWDNEHVWHPFAPMSAFRTEEVPIIERADGFDLIDAEGRRYLDGISSLWCNVHGHGVPKIDAAVKEQIDRMSHSTLLGLSNTPSIELAKRLVDLAPASLSKVFYSDSGSTAVEAALKIAYQYHRQKSNPEPQRDLFVCLSDAYHGDTVGSVSVGGMPLFHGIYRNMLFETLRIPAPVALHHPPELSKEAYLAWCFQEAEDVINEHADRIAGVVMEPLVQGAAGIWVHPPGYLKHLRNLTEKHGIPLIADEVAVGFGRTGTMFACEQEDVFPDLLCVAKGLSGGYLPLAATLATDEIYDAFLGEPSEGRTFFHGHTFTGNPLGCAAALANLQLFEESNLLKRIAENTERLKSRLGVLADHPHVAEVRQKGIMVGIELVANRPMLTPFPKELRMGHQVTVAARERGVIVRPLGDVIVLMPAPAMPVELIDRLVDVTIEAIDTAISQVQLSQTEGA
- a CDS encoding outer membrane protein assembly factor BamB family protein — protein: MRILGLFCLSLVVLGQSVSAENWSAFRGPRGDGITPATGVPVEWSETKNIVWKQAIHGRGWSSPVIWDDQIWLTTATEDGKKQSVICVDATTGKILHDMVVFENENPRFCHPSNSYASCTPVIEEGRLYVHFGSYGTAAIDTTTGKVLWERRDLECDHFRAPASSPILYEDVLIVAYDGFDVQYVVGFDKQTGETRWRTPRDIDYNTDNGDRKKAYATGLVIEVDGKPQVILPSATATVAYEPLTGKEIWRVRHGGMNAACRPIYGHGMLYITAGDGGTSLVAVRPDGHGDVTDTHVVWSSGKSVPKRSSLILKGDLLFMTNDSGVVSCRDAKAGDVHWMKRLEGEYWASPLLAEDRLYFSSKTGLSPVLAASSEYELITENKLDAGFNASPAVIENDLILRTFTHLYRVSK
- a CDS encoding AraC family transcriptional regulator; amino-acid sequence: MADLREFQQSFLERLDNQLHLTELFDYLPEVYFYAKDNQSRFVKANKASVAMHGCTSELQMIGKSDHDFHPRHLAEQYISEDQRVMKARQPIPNQVWLVPVHDGTLKWFVSTKIPLFGDGGQVIGIAGAMRDFEKAESLVQPYQQMEQVLAFVVQHYAEKIEVKQLASLVHLSVSQFDRRFKSIFQMTPQKYVLRVRINAACQALTTTNQSVANIAQSTGFYDQSYFTKQFRRHMGLTPLAYRRKYADQDQIE
- a CDS encoding DUF1549 domain-containing protein, which translates into the protein MLARFLSMSGLLVGLSIPFSLQADAAEDSPEVSYYKDIRPILQAHCQGCHQPAKANGSYVMTDFAKMVAGGESTLEAVVPGKPDDSYLMEQIVPDADGEALMPKGKPALAEVHIDLIRRWIEQGAVDDTPDNARERYDRDHPPVYTRLPVVTAMDYSPDGELLAVAGFHEVLLHQADGSKIVGRLIGLSDRIQSVAFSPDGKKLLATGGRPGLTGEVQVWDVAKQELLLSKPVTFDTVYGGSWSPDGQLIAFGCADNTVRVIKADTGEQVVYQGAHADWVRDTVFSADGKYLASVGRDMTVKLTEVATERFVDNITSITPGALKGGVTSIARHPERDEIVIGGSDGVPKLYRMQRLTKRVIGDDANLFRRLPGMTGRIFDVVISDDGKWIAAGSSLDGAGEVSIYPYSFDGTLPADIKKIMEKRAQQWNADEKKKAEAYWTKDVSRQAELKVPSGIYALAFSPDGQTLAVAGGDGTIRRIQTETGQIESNFPAAPLTTNAVTMMANGVEPNRIRPTETTEPKPLPKDIRLKSLEVEPLAISLTDPFAYTQLLVTGISTNGDRVDVTRLVNSKLTKPLVQIDASGFVQPIAEGDGFLKLSLGALSVTVPVQVRDIELNATASDYIRDVNPVLSRLGCNQGTCHGSLKGKNGFKLSLRGYDALYDVRALTDDLSGRRVNVASPDNSLMLQKATGAVPHVGGRLIEPGNAHYLTIRNWIAGGAKLDLDVARVTGIEVLPQNPTVGPIGGRQQIRVVATYSDGSKKDVTREAFLESGDTEIATANKNGLMSALRRGEAPILARYEGAYAATTLTVMGDRTGFVWNEPPTFNEVDKLTSAKWQRMKIQPSGLCTDEEFLRRVYLDLTGLPPTPKQVETFLADKRPTQEKRNDLVDTLIGSEEFVEYWTNKWADLLQVNGKFLGREGATAFRKWIRERVEKNMPYDQFAREILTASGSNRENPAASYFKILREPVDIMENTTHLFLGVRFNCNKCHDHPFEKWTQDQYYETAAYFAQVSLKADPKSGKRRIGGTAVEGAKPFYEEVFDKDDGEVIHDRTGEVTPPEFPFEAEYSSSGEQTRREKLAAWITSPDNKYFAMSYVNRLWGYLYGRGLIEPIDDIRAGNPPSNPELLSYLEKEFIESGFDMRHVLRLICQSRTYQLSVATNRWNQDDTMNFSHATARRLPAEVLYDAIHRVTGSQSKIPGVAPGTRAAALPDVGVSLPDGFLANLGRPNRESSCECERNSDMQLGPVMAFISGPTVSTAISDPNNALPELVKKYPDNKLLINRLFLRVLNRHASDQEISATIKLLDEIAMDHQALVAQLEKKEAEWKPIREKLDAERAERIAKAEAALKPVADRLAPTIAKNEAARKTRIQKAEAELKSYEADLPERFATWQKSHSAELGWQPLAFRDAKSSNKAKLVQENDAAIIASGPEGRATYTLTAEIPAAGLTGLQLEALTDDRLPNKGPGRPPNGNFVLTELEVSVAPKSDPTKSKKIRLRNAKADFSQGNYDVATAIDGKIAASGNGWAISPQTGKNHTAVFEFQDQLPDGEFVMTIKMVQNYSDGKHTLGRFRWSVTSAPSPLSFGLPDDIKKILAVAEDKRSKKQSDQLLAYYKKEESGYQSRLAAVKAAKKPLPVDPELQKLRDQLTKAQTAVQDDKKLVELRRIVETSRQQLENRRLTAAQDLTWVLINTPAFLFNH